aagtaatttgATATGCAATCAAAGATTAATCATACTTTTCAATAAAAATCCATGGAGAACAAGTAAAATCAAACAAAGATAAACTATTTATTTAGAGGTTTCATCCAAACCCAAAGAGAAAAGTCAAACATTAAAGTGTTGAAGATAGAAAACCTAAATTACTACtagagcttggtgcaccggctactccgggcatgagTTTCTCTCTACAATCCCCTCTCTATTTATACATCAATTTTGCCCAAAATTGGGTTCAATTTGTCAACACATGTACTGAAATTTAGGGACTGAGATGTCAATCACTCACCAAATGGTATATAACAACTGATTTGTGCTCCATTGCATTCGACTACTTCATTATCATCAGGACCATGCTGTTGTTGAGGGAGTTCCAGAGTTGTTTCGTACGAAAATCTTCTCTTCACTCACTTCagatttcttctcttttgaaacTCAATAAATGGTATTGTGAATTGAGTGTATGGGATGGAGAGGTGAACTTAGTGATTTTCTATAAAGAGAGTAGGTGATTTAAGGGTGATGAATCATTCATGGCTGCACAGTTGAAACATGGAAGAGAAAGGGTGTTGTGGAAAGAGTATGGGCGATGGTTTCAGAAGAAaggtttttctatttttttcttcttctgattttgAGAACGAAAAGGGAAAGTAAAAAGGGAGTTACTTTGGTGTTAGGCATGTGTAACTTGTTTAGATGTTCACGGGCGAGATTTGTTGACTTCTTTGACTTCACACATGACTGGAGCACTTTAGACCATTGATCAGACTTGATTAATTTTGCAATCCTTGACCACAACTATTTGTTCCATCAACATATAACTCCCTTGCGTTGCGGTGCGACATTTTCACTTCCTCTTACGCTCCCTTTACAGTCTCGCTCACCTCTTGTTCACCATTTACTCAACCACCtaaaacacaacacaaaaagagaTAATTTCGACAAAATTATCCATTAAAGGAGATGTGCTCATGATACAAGATTTGTCGCAAAATAGAACATGAAGGCATTAAAGATGtgataaaagacaacaaaaagatctagaaatatgcattattaggcaccgatcaGGGAATGTCTCTCCTCTTTATCCATCCTAACCATGAAGCCAACTCATGCTCTCGCGAATTCACATACGTATCATGTATACCTTTAAGAATAGCGTCAAGTGTAtttgtcatttgtttttttttgatcgtTTTTACATGTTGCCATTTGCAGGGATGTAATATCATGTGGAATAGCTACAACTTCCTCATTTTCATGACAAAATTTGATGCATACCTCCTATGACTCTCTTAGGTTTACCTCCTATTTAATATTGGTGGTCTCAAGATGCTTTAAAGATTTTGTCACTTTTTGTCCATCTGTTGATGTAGTACTAATGACTACTGGAGTACCTCTTTGCAGGTAAAATGACTCCATGTTCGGTCTTTTAATATTCATAGACAATGGGCTTATTCCGGGGATTGGTTAGTAAGCAGACTCGTGACTCTCAGTCTCTCATGTTAATTATGGATTTCCGCCAAATTATTTGCAATATTGGCACCTGCTAATATTGGTATCCTCTTTTAGCAACCATGAAATCTTCAACAAAATTTTATATTGATTCCTTTCCTTTGGATTGTTCTTACATTTTTAGGAACTTTAAATTTTGAAATGAATTCCATAGTTGATGCTAAGGtttttaatgtgcacatagttgtacccATATTGATTTTtagtgtgtacataattgtacacatactgatttttgatgtgtacataattgtacacctgtttattgttaattgcacatagttgtacacctgttgaccGTTGATGTGCACATAATCGTAAACCTGTTAATTGTTGATGAATGCACATGTTGATTTTCTTGCTTCTTTATTAGATTAAAATTTTTGGGTATGGATGgatattttagattttttataggtgtgtacatagttgtacaccactatgctatctcaataatatatgcatgttttgtGGGTATAGATGATAAGATTTTTGTGGGTAGATACATGTTCGCTTATATTGTCGTACATCAAAATTTGCTTTGAATCCTTTAATTGGACAGTCACGATTAAATTTGTGGTTAGCGAGTTGTCTAAGAATCATTTGTTTAGTGTACTTCGGATGGAGCTTCAATGGTCTTTTTGTTAATTTTATCTCATCCAAGAGGTGACCAATTGGCCAAATATTTTGAATTTCATTTACTTTTTTAATAGCCTACTAATGTCGGCGACTGCAATCTCTTCTTTGATCGTCATTCTATCTACTGTTGTACTTTGGATAGTTTCTGCATTCACTTACTTGTTGTCTTTGTTGCAGTTTAATTGGGCGATAAAGACTTGCTTAGAAATGTGTAGTAGCTGGTGTTCATTGAATTGCAGTCTTCATTGTTGTACTTATACAGATTCGATAAAACATGGGTGAAAAGGAAAATAGCGGATGCAGGTTAGTAAAATTCAATTCTTCACttccaaatgttggattttttcctgaGCCACTACTGGTGTTTGGAAAACCGCTCTTTTTTATCATTGATATGCATATTAGATCTGAAACTGCTGCTAGTAATGTAGGTTTTGAGATTTTGTCATATGGGATACACACAAACTAGAAGTTGTCCTATGTGCATGCATTTCTTTAGAATTATTACACACAAAACATAGTACGGTCCAACatgtttaaaatataaaatttgagGGAATAAACTGAAGTTACACACTATAATTAATATAGTTTTGAGATTGCGGCTACCATATGCTTAATGTGACGACTTTGTGATAAGTAATATGTTACGAGTATATTCTCATTTTGCATAGATTTCGGGTTATTGTTGCTCTCAGTTTTGCATTTCCCCATAGAGTTAATTTGATATGTGTGCAACCTGTGATATAGAAGAGTCTATAAGCTTATGCTTTGCGTAAATGACTAAGGTGTACAAACTGGTACATATGTAAAACATTGACTCCATAAGATTATGCTTGCATAAAACTAtggtgtacaaactggtacacATGTGGAAAAAAATGATTATTAGCTTATCCTAGGGTAAATAAATTGGATGTACAAAATGCTACATATGTACGAGAATTGACTCCATAAGCTTATGCATGCATCAATAACTAGGGTGTATGTGTGAAAAAAATGACTCCGTAAGCTAATGTTGCCTaaataactagggtgtacaaacgGGTACGCGTGTAAACAAATTCACTCCATAAGCTTATGCTTGCGTAAAAATAGGGTGTACAAGTTACTCCTGCTGCATGGAAATACAATGATGCTGAGAGTAGAGACAGTGATGTTGGTGCTCTTTCCATAACTAACAATTTTTTAATTTTGCAGGATGCAATTCCATCTGGATCATCTATCCAAGGTATTTTGAGTTTGTCATGTGATGAAAGTTTACTGAGTTTTTGTCATGTGAGTTCAGTTTCTTATGAAATACATCCTCCTCAACTTAAAGTAGAATTtctaattttgtatttattgtcaTGACCACATAAACCACTATTTAAAATTTGTTGCTCCTATGTAATAAATATATGGGAGATTTGAAATAACTTAGGTTTGCGACGAGCTTTTTTACCAGATTCATAATGATTAGTAAAACTATGCATATAACATTTATCGTTCTGCATTATGGATTTTCCTTTGTTGGTTTACTTATTTTCTTTCCCATTTGTTCGGAACCCCTcattttttttctccattttttcttTTATCAGATCGAATCGTGCATAAGATGGATAGCGTTAATGACGTTTTGGCACATTTGTTTGGAACCCCTCATGGATATATTGCCTGTTATATGGATATGGATGTTCGATTTTCTTGATTTTTGCAgcggtgtacatagttgtatacaACAAGTGTAAATTAAAATTctacaaaaatgaaaattatatagtcatatgggtactctttttgtagatatcggaaagagctttccgaatatataaattttgtgaattttggacgagcggttcgaaaaatatattgttttttaattatttatatattatttaaaattgctgacatcatcatgagtcactgaggactaaactgcaaatatttggactaaattgtaaataatAAGGGTTATTAATGTACTTTCTATatttggactaatttgtacctagtttaCTAGTTAACTCGGATTGGACTAAACTGTACTTTTGGActgatttttggactaaaccatatttttcccGACTATTAAACCCAACCAGCAGAGAGTGCTGACTCGGCTAAAATCAGACAGAAAACAAGAAGTAGTTTATCTGCCAACAAACAAACACTACACTGCTCTCTGGTTTGGTATCTCCGCCTTCTCCACGCTCTTTAAAGAGACGGACCTCTCAAAGCTCCTTCCCTCATTTCCTCCTCCTCCcttcaaaaccctagaaactcGGTCAAATCCTTCACATTTGTTCCAAATTAATCAAATCTATGGCTTCAATTTTTCTTTCAATCTCATCGCCATCGTCAATTACTGCTAGATCTAATCGTACTTCCATTAATTCTTCTACTAGTTCAAATTCAATTAATCTTCGGTTCTGTGGATTAAGAAGAGAAGTTTTAGGTTTCTCTTCTTTAAAACAATCTTGTTCTTTTACTAATATTCGTGCTGTTAGACAACAGTATTCTACAAAGATTTCGGCTTCTTCTTCGAGTAATGGAAGTGCCAATGGTAAAGGATTTGATTATGATCTTGTGATTATtggtgctggtgttggtggtCATGGTGCTGCGTTACATGCCGTTGAAAAGGTAATGCCGAGTTTTCTTaagtgagattttttttttcagttaGATCTTCAATTGATTTTAGCTAAATCAATCCCATGAGAGGTTTAGAGCATACAAAATTTTACATGTTCATTCAACATCTGCATCCAGAAAAAACAAAGCTTTTATCTGAAAACTGGAAAAAATGTCAGTGTTATATACTTTTTATATACGTTTATGAAACCATCTGCCCCCCAAATTGTCTCCCGAATTTAGATGCAGTCATCGAATAAATGGCAGTAAAATGTTATTATACTCCCATGTAAGAACTTCTAATATTTCTATTAAGATCACTATTCATTTTCATTGAAGCTATCTAAAACAAAATTTGAGATACTGGATCCTACCATGAAATTAAGCAAAATGCTATCCAAAATCCAGACATCTATTAAAAATTGTGATGAATATGATTTACTCTGTTAGGATTAAGTTAGATGAATTTTGGTTTGCCTTGTCCGGTTTGGTACATTTGATGTTTAGTTTGTATATTGAGTTCGAACTGGATGTCTGGATTTATTGTTTCGCTACTGGAGGAATTTGAGCATGTTTGTCACTTTCGGGAGTTTGTCTTTTTTTAAATAAGTATGATGGTGAATGTAATGCTTGTTATAGGGATTGAAAACTGGCATTATTGAGGGAGATGTCGTGGGAGGAACTTGTGTTAACAGAGGTTGCGTTCCTTCTAAAGCTCTACTTGCTGTGAGTGGTCGGATGCGTGAGCTTCAGAATGAGCAACACATGAAAGCTTTTGGTCTACAGGTAATGGATAATTATTTTGTTGCAAGTGTGAAGGTGAAGCTGTAGAATATTGTGCTCTGAATACGGAAAACTTATTTGATTTTTGTGATGTTTATTTATGTAACTTCTGTTGATAGGTTTCAGCTGCTAGTTATGATAGGCAAGCAGTTGCTGATCATGCAAACAATCTTGCTTCAAAAATACGTAATAATTTGACTAACTCAATGAAGGCTCTTGGTGTGGACATATTGACAGGCTATGGCTCCGTTGTGGTAAGTAATCATCCTTAAGGTGGATCTTCATTAAATACATGTTTTTGCTATATTTCAGAAATAAAATTATGTTAAGTGTATAAAGATTTTTGTAAGAACTTCAGGAAGTGTTAGTGTGACTTATATAAGGATTTGTTTCAGGGTCCACAAAAAGTGAAATATGGAGACACTGTTATAACTGCCAAAAATATAATTATCGCTACAGGTTCTGTTCCGTTTGTACctaaaggtgttgaggttgacgGTAAGTGTTTTGCTCCTACCATACTATTGCCTATTGATGTTTTGATATTTACAGAATTATGCTTGAGATTGTAGTACTGATTGAGACCAGAGATGCTTTTCAGAATGTTATAGACTTGGGAACTTCTAACTTAGAGTTTGCTAGAATAATATACTTATTATCCTTTAAGAATTACTGTATTAGAAGGTTCTTAAGCTCTTTTTTGGATTTTAAGAAGATTTTATAACGCTGTGCAGGGAAGACTGTCATTACCAGTGATCATGCACTCAAGCTGGAGACAGTGCCCGATTGGATAGCTATTGTAGGCAGTGGTTACATTGGGCTTGAATTTAGTGATGTGTACACTGCGCTTGGAAGCGAGGTTGGTAAAATTGTCATTTTTAGTTAAACCCGTCACATCAGAGCAACAATGGAACAATCATTCATTATTTAACTCCTGAATTAACATGAAGTTGTTGCACAGGTTACTTTCATTGAAGCATTAGATCAGCTAATGCCTGGTTTTGACCCTGAAATTGGAAAGCTGGCTCAACGAGTACTCATAAACCCACGGAAAATTGATTACCACGTTGGTGTATTTGCAAGCAAGGTACTCTCAAGGTGCAGGTTGAATTTTTACCATATACACTCGAGCAACTAAAACCGATCTACTTGTTTCTATACTTTTGGTGCTTGTCGTAGATTACTCCAGCAAAGGATGGAAAACCTGTACAGATTGAGCTTATTGATGCTAAAACAAAGGAACATAAAGAGACCTTGgaggtaaaaaaaaaattctctgtaGACCCACAGTAAAAGACAAATGCGCAACTAATGTATCCTAGCTTGATTGTTGGTTTTAAATAGCATATAAGTTTTATACAGAGATCTTGGCAAGGAATAGTAATTCGATGAAGTTGAAACTACCATAGATAAGCTTGAGAAAAGTTTGGATAATTTAATGTGCTTACAAACACTCTATCTTTGCTATGATATTGCTGCAGGTAGATGCTGCACTCATAGCTACTGGAAGGGCTCCATTTACAAAAGGGCTTGGTTTGGAGAATGTAAGTTTACTTTTAGTAAATTACAGTAGTTTAGGTACTAATATATCCGTGCACAATTCTCTTAAGATAAATACACGTTATTTGTCTGCAGATTAATGTAGAAACACAAAGGGGTTTTGTTCCTGTTGATGAGCGAATGCAAGTAATTGATAAGGATGGCAAGTTggtacgtcatttatttccttgCTGAGTTTAGAGtttcgttgtttttttttttggcgcTCTTAGTCCCTTACGAAGTGGGGGGTTTGGTCATTAGGTTCCTAATTTATACTGCATTGGTGATGCGAATGGAAAATTGATGCTTGCACATGCGGCAAGTGCACAAGGGATTTCAGGTACTAAGCCTGCCAGCTCGCACTTCTGTGAACTGTTAATCGTCGTAAGATTTATTCAAGAAACTATTGATCaccttttatttttcctttgcaTAGTTGTTGAACAAGTCACTGGTAGGGATCATGTGCTAAACCATTTAAGCATTCCTGCTGCTTGCTTCACCCATCCTGAGATCAGTTTTGTTGGCTACACAGAGGTAAAATCTAGTCCTCCAGTTCCATTGGATATATATGCATCTCTCCATATGCTAGACTCTAACTTAATTTTATTTCAAATAGTCCAATGTGCTTAGAATTAGAACCTTGAAACATACATTAAGCTTACAGTTGAATCTGCTGTTTTGCAACTTCAATGAGTCTTTCAAACCTCCACAACTTCGATTTCTCTCGTTATGTCGTTTAACTTAATCCTCATGTCCAGATTTAAGAATCAGATCTTCCAGCTGTATATCCATTCAATTTCCATTTGTCCAGTTCTACTGTCTGGTCCATTCAATTTATATTTATCCAGATGTAACTGTAAAGTTCCAAATTTTGCAGCCTCAAGCAAGGGAGAAAGCTCAAAAGGAGGGATTTGAAATAAGTATTGCAAAAACAAGTTTCAAGGCCAACACAAAGGCCCTAGCAGAGAATGAAGGCGAAGGACTTGCTAAGGTAATCCTGCTTTGCTACTCGTTAGCTGGTCATTAATTGTAATAAATATTGGGTGCTGACTCGTGTATCTTGTAGTCTGATTAGATATTCCTAACTCCCCACCTTTTCCCTTTCACGCAGTTGATATACAGACCAGACAACGGTGAGATTCTTGGAGTTCATATTTTTGGTATGCATGCAGCAGACCTCATCCATGAAGCATCCAATGCAATTGCGATGGGAACCCGAATTCAGGTGAGCTTTTGAAGAaataaaattttcattaggaCCAAGTTTGTTAGAACAGTATGGTTTTGTTAGGATTTGCTATTGAGCATATTTCCTTCTTTCATTATAATCCTCATTTGCATTGTTAAAATGTTGCAGGACATTAAATATGCTGTCCATGCGCACCCAACACTGTCTGAAGTGCTTGACGAGCTTTTCAAATCAGCCCAtgtatgatctttttttttttttttttttttttttttttttggtagtgaTTCTATTTTGTGAACCAAGGTTAACTGAATATGGCAGTTTTGACAATAGGATTcgtgtttttttttcctcaagGTAAATGCTAATGTTACCAGTCGAGTGAGAGAACCAGTAGCAGCGTAGGCTATTCAGAAACTTTTGGTATTAATCTAGTGAGGATATTTGTGTTTATTATGGTAGGGAGTCCAAGGAGCCAAAACCTTTCTTGTAGAGAAGAAAGCGACACATCCGCCTAAAGAGAAGGAAAGTTTACCAGCTTCATCTGCAAATTTTCATAGGAAGGAGATTATGTGGCAATTTTTGcctgtattattttttttactcaaTTTGATTGCACTTTGGAGATATCTAATATCTAGTGTACTTAATTTATTTAAATTAAGTCAATAAGTCATTGCATTGGATTTGAACTCAAGATTCCAAACCCTTTGATTTTGCTCAACTAACCATTTGAAGTCTCTAAGTTAAGAATTACTCCTACTACTAATTGGGCTCCGGTGGATTCCTATAACTGTTAACTTTTCAGAGATGCTAGGTAATAATCCACGTAATATCCCTCCTCACTTGAGACATTTTTTTTGATAGACTTTGCCAGTCATAAGTGGCAGAATGGATTCTATGGTTTGGTGTGCAAATTTAAAAGAGGAACAGAGGGGAAGTGGTTATTTGGGCTAGTAAGGTCTGGAAGAATTTTATCAACCCAAGTATCAGTAGCAATGGGTGGAAGCTTATTAGTGGGGTGTATGCTACTGATGAGACTCTTGTCTACAGGGGTTTCAATATTTTTCCCAAGTGTGTTGCGTAATCACCATACTAATACTATGTCTCATTTACTCTGGAGCTGTGAGTTCAGTGATTCTATTTGGAGATGGTTGTGTAATGTTTTTCAGATTACCAGGCCTATTCCATTTGAGGACTTAAGTGCAGCTGTTATAAGCAAAAGTTCCATTTTTGAGTTCCATTTTTGAAGAAATGTGGCTCACTGCAGCTTATGCTACCTTGGTTGAGCTCTGGTTCCTTCGCAATACAGTGGTTTATGAAGGTGTACTCCTAATATCAGAAAAGCTAGGGTATGTCAATTGGTTTTTGAAGGAAGTCTGAGAATGAAGGGAGACATGTGGAATCAAGTCTATGATCTTCAGGTGCTTAATTTCTCTCTTTAAGCTGAATGCTAGAAGACAGAAGAATAATATTGCTGCCGAATGCAAGTGAGTTCCTcctaaaatgcatttttggggcgactaataagacaaaaaaaagggtcacccaaacctaaaatGAAGCCACCCCTTATCTTTCAATTTTCTTAAAGGCTACTTTTCCTTTCACAATCTGTAGTTTAATTATAATCGGGAGAAATAAAATTTATGGTTAGTGTTAGGTCCATTTTTTGAGTTtttgagtagaagaagaagaagaaaaaaaagtgggAGAAAACCAAACATGGATGAgtgtgaagaagaaggtgagaaacaTCACGAAGAATATCATGTTGAAGGTTCAATAATGATTAGAGAGACGATTGGAGAAGCACAATCGGTAGCTAAGTTATATTCATTATCTACCGTTTGTGATAGTCGACCCAAATCTAATTTTCTCAAAACTAgtagaattttgaatttctctattttcataaTCGATAGATAAGTGATGTTCATTATTTACAAATTGTGATAGTCGccccaaatgcaaaaaaaaatcaaagttaataaaattttgaatttctttatttttactTATCTACAGATTATGATAGTCACCCCAAACCTAGTTTTCTCAAAACTTATTGAATTTGAATTTCTTTATtctcataatcggtagataagtcATGTTCATTATCTACTGATTGTGATAGTCACCCCAAATGTAAATCTTTCAAAGCTAATAAAATTTAGAAttcttttattttcataatcGGTATATAAGTTATATTCATTATCTACTGATTGTAATAGTAGCCCCAAATGTAAAAATTTTCAAAACTAATAACATTTTGAATTCTCTAtttttataatcggtagataagtgaTGTTCATTATTTACCGATTGTGATAGTCGCACCAAATCTAGTTTTCTCAAAActgatggaattttgaatttctatgCTTTCATAATCGATAGATAAGTGATGTCCATTATCTGCCGATTGTACCATCCGTAGATAAGTGATGTTCATTATCCACCGATTGTTCTTAATTTTTAGTACATAGTTTTCGGAATAAAAAATAATTGGTAGATAACGATCTATTTTACCTactgattatggttgatgttcttcgtttcttaagaacatcaaccataatcggtggaTAAAATCTATTtcatacctaccgattatgtttccaCAACTATAAATCCTTACAAAAATTCCGatcaattttttgatttcaagcaatcaaatcctaattttggatcaCAACTACTATAATTTATCCGTTTTGTTTGTTtaactcgattttttttttttaagttctaagtttcaactttaaggttaataaattttgggttttaattttaaacaattaaTTCTAAAATTTGTTTGATCGACGATATTTGgtatcaatcaaaattaaaacgaTGAGAAAAAATcgatgaaggagaaaagggatgttatgattatgaaaatgaaggatataagttttgatttagtataaaggtgaagaACAATATAGACAATTTATATTTTTAAGACACCCCATAACCATCTTCACTAgatgggaataaaaaagtcgcccaTAACCTTTTTTGGGTTGCCCTAAAAATGCCAAGAATATTAACCGGTTTGTTCCTCCTAGTAAACTCCAGTTTGTTAGTTTATCGGTGTGGCTATTGTAACTAAAAATGTATTTAAACATCTAATATATAATAATACTAGGTATCACCCTGGCCTACGGTTGGGGCTCAACCTCTATCGAATTTTTATGTTGTTTGGTCGGTCGTATGTATCCTCCCACAATATTTTATTCAACATGTAAGTTAGTCGGCGCTCACAAGACCAATACTTAAATATCTTGGGTATATAATGTCGTGTTCAATTAGCAAGTTCATAGTAGCTGTGATTTACGGACCCAAACGTTAGGAAAGGTCCAGTTATTACCTGAAACCTGCGGTTTTAGTGTTTTGTTGGTCAGGTTTAATCAGTCGGGGCCGGAGTTCAGCCTGTAACAATTTCGAGTTATGGGGGCATTGAGCCAATAAATCAGTCGGTACCTGTAATCAGTGTTTTATTGGTAAGCCCCGGCCGTAACCCTTTTAATTTTTCTGGACTAATGAATAACAGTAGCCCAGGCTGTGTGCTATTaaatttcttttgaaaattgatatttggaacTAAGGTGAGCGAGATTAGTCGCTGTCTAGAGCCATTTAGTTGGTTGGGTCAAATTTGTCGGGTCGATGGCACAACACCATAGTAAGGTTTCCTGAAAATCATTTTCCTTCTCTTCAAATAAGCTATAGCTAAGGAAAATGACACAACATAATACTTGGCGTTTGaattcttctttgttttttttttaagttaaaaTGCATTCAAAAGACTAACTTGggggagttagtaacccttatAACATGGTGAGCAGAGCCATCTAATGTTGGGCCGGATGGATCGACCCtaacatttgatttatctactctAATACATTCAGGAGGTTCCTTCCTCCAATTAAGAAGAGAACTAAAGTTTTTGGCTTCTTTGGCCATTAAGTCAGCTACCGTG
This DNA window, taken from Papaver somniferum cultivar HN1 chromosome 3, ASM357369v1, whole genome shotgun sequence, encodes the following:
- the LOC113358155 gene encoding dihydrolipoyl dehydrogenase 2, chloroplastic-like isoform X1, encoding MASIFLSISSPSSITARSNRTSINSSTSSNSINLRFCGLRREVLGFSSLKQSCSFTNIRAVRQQYSTKISASSSSNGSANGKGFDYDLVIIGAGVGGHGAALHAVEKGLKTGIIEGDVVGGTCVNRGCVPSKALLAVSGRMRELQNEQHMKAFGLQVSAASYDRQAVADHANNLASKIRNNLTNSMKALGVDILTGYGSVVGPQKVKYGDTVITAKNIIIATGSVPFVPKGVEVDGKTVITSDHALKLETVPDWIAIVGSGYIGLEFSDVYTALGSEVTFIEALDQLMPGFDPEIGKLAQRVLINPRKIDYHVGVFASKITPAKDGKPVQIELIDAKTKEHKETLEVDAALIATGRAPFTKGLGLENINVETQRGFVPVDERMQVIDKDGKLVPNLYCIGDANGKLMLAHAASAQGISVVEQVTGRDHVLNHLSIPAACFTHPEISFVGYTEPQAREKAQKEGFEISIAKTSFKANTKALAENEGEGLAKLIYRPDNGEILGVHIFGMHAADLIHEASNAIAMGTRIQDIKYAVHAHPTLSEVLDELFKSAHGVQGAKTFLVEKKATHPPKEKESLPASSANFHRKEIMWQFLPVLFFLLNLIALWRYLISSVLNLFKLSQ
- the LOC113358155 gene encoding dihydrolipoyl dehydrogenase 2, chloroplastic-like isoform X2; translation: MASIFLSISSPSSITARSNRTSINSSTSSNSINLRFCGLRREVLGFSSLKQSCSFTNIRAVRQQYSTKISASSSSNGSANGKGFDYDLVIIGAGVGGHGAALHAVEKGLKTGIIEGDVVGGTCVNRGCVPSKALLAVSGRMRELQNEQHMKAFGLQVSAASYDRQAVADHANNLASKIRNNLTNSMKALGVDILTGYGSVVGPQKVKYGDTVITAKNIIIATGSVPFVPKGVEVDGKTVITSDHALKLETVPDWIAIVGSGYIGLEFSDVYTALGSEVTFIEALDQLMPGFDPEIGKLAQRVLINPRKIDYHVGVFASKITPAKDGKPVQIELIDAKTKEHKETLEVDAALIATGRAPFTKGLGLENINVETQRGFVPVDERMQVIDKDGKLVPNLYCIGDANGKLMLAHAASAQGISVVEQVTGRDHVLNHLSIPAACFTHPEISFVGYTEPQAREKAQKEGFEISIAKTSFKANTKALAENEGEGLAKLIYRPDNGEILGVHIFGMHAADLIHEASNAIAMGTRIQDIKYAVHAHPTLSEVLDELFKSAHVNANVTSRVREPVAA